The following proteins are encoded in a genomic region of Sulfurovum indicum:
- a CDS encoding EAL domain-containing protein has translation MRKVQFFTIFALLLFAAIGYKTYEQYQRISHTKHLILQNESRSLANFIEAFRQTYQDVFLKHDINITDQTLHLLPVKTIREISKHFSKSVKGDIVIRTVSDRPRNPENKANAFEMKMIDLFKTDPDMKEQFVQVDGKYHYVKPLYTKTSCLKCHGKRTETIPSIRKRYDSAYDYKLGELRGIMNITVKRHEFFDVLYADFRNTVITTCVIYILFLVLIYFLLQSMRKKEKRYTQHLKDEIKTKTSVIQKQKDTFETLFEKSADGTLIISGERVLECNEKAVQMFGYASKKELVNHTLKDFSPRFQSDNIPSSEKMKEMITLAKQHQGYQFEWESLKKNGDTFFSEIILTPIILNDSEVLHMVIRDISEKKKAQEKLIEQKNMLYYQAHHDALTGLPNRTLFNDRLAHGIERTKRNNTILALFFIDLDHFKNINDSLGHQVGDKVLKIVAQRLKASLRHEDTLTRLGGDEFTIIMEDIQRMQDIYFLADKIQKVLSQPMDLDGHTLRLTGSMGISICPQDTDDPNELVKYADTAMYQAKEEGRNSYRFYSKEMTTLAFERLVMEENLQQALENKEFRLYYQPQFDTRTGEISGLEALIRWEHPKLGLLLPDQFIPLAEENELILKIDRWVMRTAMEQFVQWYEEGLNPGRLGLNLVIRQLNSSDFIRTLEECIAQTGFLPSWLILEISEEQVMSKPDEYIKKLQILHDMGITIAIDDFGTGYSSLAYLRRLPVSMLKIDHSIIEHIPENTDSVAIVKAIIALTESLGISVVAEGVEEEKQKISLMEYGYYYMQGYYYCKPVVADEIEKLFLKK, from the coding sequence ATGCGAAAAGTGCAATTTTTCACTATCTTTGCGTTATTGCTTTTTGCTGCAATAGGGTATAAAACCTATGAACAGTACCAGCGTATCTCACATACAAAGCATCTTATACTTCAAAATGAGAGCAGATCCCTGGCAAATTTCATTGAGGCATTCAGACAGACATATCAGGATGTATTCCTTAAACATGATATCAATATAACAGATCAAACGCTCCATCTTCTACCTGTAAAAACGATCAGGGAGATCAGTAAGCACTTTTCCAAGAGTGTTAAAGGGGATATCGTTATCAGGACAGTCTCAGACAGACCAAGAAACCCGGAGAACAAAGCCAATGCTTTTGAAATGAAGATGATTGATCTTTTCAAAACTGATCCGGACATGAAAGAACAATTTGTTCAGGTGGATGGAAAGTACCATTATGTAAAACCGCTGTATACCAAAACGTCCTGTTTGAAATGTCATGGCAAACGGACAGAGACAATTCCCAGTATACGAAAAAGGTATGACAGTGCCTATGACTATAAGCTTGGAGAGTTGCGTGGGATAATGAATATTACAGTCAAGAGGCATGAATTTTTTGATGTTCTGTATGCGGATTTTCGTAATACAGTGATCACTACATGCGTGATCTATATACTCTTTCTGGTTTTGATCTATTTTCTTTTACAGAGTATGCGCAAGAAAGAGAAGCGTTATACACAGCACCTTAAAGATGAGATCAAGACAAAAACATCGGTGATACAGAAACAAAAAGATACCTTCGAAACGCTCTTTGAGAAGTCTGCTGACGGTACATTGATCATAAGCGGGGAAAGAGTGCTCGAGTGTAATGAGAAAGCGGTTCAAATGTTCGGTTATGCCTCCAAAAAAGAACTTGTGAACCATACATTGAAAGATTTTTCTCCAAGGTTCCAGTCAGACAATATCCCATCATCTGAAAAAATGAAAGAGATGATCACCCTGGCAAAACAGCATCAGGGGTATCAGTTTGAGTGGGAAAGTCTTAAAAAAAATGGTGATACTTTTTTCTCGGAAATCATACTTACCCCGATCATATTGAATGATTCAGAGGTACTGCATATGGTTATAAGGGATATTTCGGAAAAGAAAAAAGCACAGGAGAAACTGATAGAACAGAAAAATATGCTTTATTATCAGGCACACCATGATGCATTGACGGGACTTCCAAACCGTACACTCTTTAATGACAGGCTTGCACACGGTATCGAACGTACCAAACGAAATAACACTATACTTGCGCTTTTCTTTATAGATTTGGACCATTTTAAAAACATCAATGACTCATTGGGGCATCAGGTCGGTGACAAAGTACTCAAGATTGTTGCACAAAGGCTTAAGGCCAGTTTACGGCATGAAGATACACTTACAAGACTCGGGGGTGATGAATTTACCATTATTATGGAAGATATCCAAAGAATGCAGGATATCTATTTTCTTGCGGACAAGATACAGAAGGTACTCAGTCAGCCGATGGATCTTGATGGGCATACGCTCCGTCTTACAGGAAGTATGGGGATCAGTATCTGTCCGCAGGATACAGATGACCCGAATGAACTGGTCAAGTATGCCGATACTGCAATGTATCAGGCAAAAGAGGAAGGCCGTAACAGCTACCGGTTCTACTCCAAAGAGATGACTACACTTGCCTTCGAGCGTCTTGTTATGGAGGAGAATTTACAGCAGGCATTGGAGAATAAAGAGTTCAGACTCTATTATCAGCCGCAATTTGATACACGCACAGGAGAGATCAGCGGTTTGGAAGCACTGATCCGGTGGGAACATCCAAAGCTCGGTCTGCTTTTGCCTGATCAGTTCATCCCGCTTGCCGAAGAGAATGAACTTATTCTGAAAATAGACAGATGGGTGATGAGAACGGCAATGGAACAGTTTGTACAATGGTATGAAGAGGGGTTGAATCCCGGACGCCTTGGACTGAATCTTGTAATACGTCAGTTAAACAGCAGTGATTTTATACGTACTCTGGAAGAGTGTATTGCCCAGACCGGTTTTCTTCCGTCATGGTTAATACTTGAGATCAGTGAAGAGCAGGTCATGTCAAAACCTGATGAGTATATTAAGAAACTTCAGATACTTCATGATATGGGGATTACAATTGCAATTGATGATTTTGGTACAGGGTATTCCTCTTTGGCATATCTGAGGCGTCTGCCGGTTTCCATGCTCAAGATAGATCATTCTATTATAGAGCATATCCCGGAAAACACGGATAGTGTAGCTATAGTCAAAGCAATTATTGCGCTTACCGAGAGTCTTGGTATCAGTGTGGTAGCCGAGGGAGTTGAAGAGGAGAAGCAGAAAATATCTCTTATGGAATACGGGTATTATTATATGCAGGGGTATTATTATTGTAAACCGGTTGTCGCAGATGAAATAGAAAAATTGTTTTTGAAAAAGTAG
- a CDS encoding LemA family protein: MSFGNIILLVIAGAGVYLIAIYNKLVSLRAGMDAAWSDIDVQLKRRYNLIPALVDTVKGYKAYEGETLEKVIAARQQGLTAGSVEEKAQAANMLSGALGKLFALSEAYPDLKANTNFLKLQDELGSIEHAIQNARRYYNAIVRDYNAKIESFPDLFVAQKFDFTRRDYFELDESEAERVRQMPKIDL, from the coding sequence ATGAGTTTTGGGAATATCATACTTTTGGTCATTGCAGGTGCCGGGGTATATCTTATCGCTATCTATAACAAACTTGTCTCACTGCGTGCAGGAATGGATGCTGCATGGTCTGACATCGATGTGCAGCTTAAACGGCGCTACAATCTTATACCCGCACTGGTAGATACAGTCAAGGGATACAAAGCGTATGAGGGAGAGACCCTTGAAAAAGTGATCGCGGCACGGCAGCAGGGGTTGACTGCCGGCAGTGTTGAAGAGAAAGCACAAGCGGCCAATATGCTTTCAGGCGCACTGGGAAAGCTTTTTGCACTTTCAGAAGCCTATCCTGACCTCAAGGCAAATACCAACTTTCTTAAACTGCAGGATGAACTGGGCAGTATTGAACATGCCATTCAGAATGCCAGACGCTACTATAATGCGATCGTACGGGACTACAATGCAAAGATCGAATCCTTTCCTGACCTCTTTGTAGCACAGAAGTTCGATTTTACCAGGCGCGACTACTTTGAACTTGACGAGAGCGAAGCAGAAAGAGTCAGGCAGATGCCCAAAATAGATCTTTGA
- a CDS encoding SpoIIAA family protein: protein MLNITLDREKAIVTLEPEDILSKEDFDIAVKVIDPFIAEHGKLTGLIIASESFSVQKAFSALVKHLVFIKKYHKKLKRLAVVTDSDTEEFAENIISHFINAEVRHFPFEKRKEAREWILQRRKHT from the coding sequence ATGTTAAATATCACTTTGGATAGAGAGAAAGCGATCGTTACACTGGAACCCGAAGATATATTAAGCAAAGAGGATTTTGATATTGCAGTGAAGGTCATTGACCCTTTTATCGCAGAACATGGCAAATTGACCGGTTTGATCATCGCATCGGAATCTTTTTCCGTACAAAAGGCATTTTCTGCACTGGTCAAACATCTTGTTTTTATTAAAAAATATCATAAGAAGCTCAAACGTCTGGCAGTTGTAACAGACTCTGACACAGAGGAGTTCGCTGAAAACATCATCTCACATTTTATCAATGCGGAGGTCAGGCATTTTCCTTTTGAAAAGCGAAAAGAGGCAAGAGAGTGGATACTTCAAAGAAGAAAACATACCTGA
- a CDS encoding DUF2207 domain-containing protein, whose translation MKKFFFTLLLAGIVTHLFAEKIDRFDIDITVMQSGELSVIERIDYNFGNIRRHGIFRDIPYQIRYQGIVKDIGLYDFTVSMDGDPVSWEKNTVKSNYAGDTVRLKIGSASNYVTGKHLYEIRYRVKKGVLPAAQNEYSDAIRWNIIGSGWNIPVYNIKADFHLPHSLSQANIALSVYTGKYGATASSAITKWITPTHLQVNIKALSPYEGATVELAYPPDSLDQNGLDNVTPTLWERFLARWHWMALAGFLLYFFNIYKKYAGYEDKRSIAVQYEPPKGLSLLQSALLLDRYADNRDFAAAVLELAYLGYLKIEQRSQKTDPVLIRLKKTGSLTLNQKYLLNEVLFKEKNYFVMKKGTKENAEKLKRGFNYINNNLYTWSVAEGYMEENPKHTRNRFLAKSLIMLLPVVLLTLFSLYQALGADALFVLLFPLAFGAAGIYLFISQQNILAKIQGLLFAGTGVIPLVFIPQGDGLDFISLVFGPLGVLLAIIAAMLYTYKHIGRFTPKGAYVQKHLLGLKEFVKRVKQDEIKRRLAEDPLYLEKMLPYAMLFGQTKHWLDFFELFHLSTPAWYHGNLENMRSFDAAVQQAATPPAQNSGGSGFSGSGGFSGGGGGGGGGGSW comes from the coding sequence ATGAAAAAGTTTTTTTTCACTCTGTTGTTGGCAGGTATTGTCACACATCTTTTTGCAGAGAAGATCGACCGTTTCGACATTGATATCACAGTGATGCAGAGTGGTGAACTCTCCGTTATTGAACGTATTGACTACAATTTCGGCAATATACGCAGACATGGTATCTTCAGAGATATCCCTTACCAGATCAGATATCAGGGTATTGTCAAAGATATCGGTCTTTACGACTTCACCGTAAGTATGGATGGCGATCCGGTTAGTTGGGAAAAGAACACCGTAAAATCCAACTATGCAGGAGATACCGTACGACTGAAGATCGGAAGTGCTTCCAACTATGTCACAGGCAAACATCTTTACGAGATCCGTTACCGGGTCAAAAAAGGGGTTCTTCCTGCCGCACAGAATGAATACAGTGATGCAATACGCTGGAATATTATAGGAAGTGGCTGGAATATACCTGTTTACAATATCAAAGCAGATTTTCATCTTCCTCACTCACTTTCACAGGCAAATATTGCACTCTCTGTCTATACGGGGAAATATGGTGCAACTGCTTCATCTGCAATCACCAAATGGATCACACCAACGCACTTGCAGGTCAACATTAAAGCACTCTCGCCGTATGAAGGTGCCACTGTTGAACTGGCCTACCCTCCTGATAGTCTCGATCAGAACGGTTTGGATAATGTTACACCTACACTATGGGAGCGGTTTCTTGCACGTTGGCATTGGATGGCCCTTGCAGGCTTTCTTCTCTACTTTTTTAATATATATAAGAAATATGCCGGGTATGAAGACAAACGCTCCATTGCTGTACAGTATGAACCGCCAAAAGGGTTGAGTCTTCTGCAGTCGGCTCTTCTGCTCGACAGATATGCGGACAACAGGGATTTTGCCGCTGCTGTCCTTGAACTTGCATATTTAGGCTACCTGAAGATAGAACAGAGAAGTCAAAAAACAGACCCGGTTCTTATACGTTTAAAAAAAACAGGCTCTCTGACTTTAAACCAGAAATATCTTCTCAATGAAGTGCTTTTCAAGGAGAAAAACTATTTTGTTATGAAAAAAGGGACAAAAGAGAATGCGGAAAAACTAAAAAGAGGTTTCAACTACATCAACAATAATCTCTATACCTGGTCTGTTGCGGAAGGCTATATGGAGGAGAATCCGAAACATACACGTAACAGGTTCCTTGCAAAAAGTCTTATAATGCTCCTGCCTGTTGTTCTACTGACTCTTTTCTCTCTTTATCAAGCGTTGGGAGCAGACGCACTTTTTGTACTTCTTTTTCCTCTGGCATTCGGTGCTGCAGGTATCTATTTGTTTATTTCACAGCAGAATATATTGGCTAAAATACAAGGACTCCTCTTTGCCGGAACAGGAGTGATACCGCTTGTTTTTATCCCCCAAGGAGATGGACTGGACTTTATTTCCCTGGTTTTCGGACCGTTGGGTGTATTGCTGGCCATTATAGCTGCAATGCTTTATACCTATAAACATATAGGCAGGTTCACTCCAAAAGGTGCTTATGTACAAAAGCACCTTCTTGGGCTTAAAGAGTTTGTCAAACGTGTCAAACAGGATGAGATCAAACGCCGCCTTGCCGAAGATCCTCTCTACCTTGAGAAGATGCTTCCCTATGCAATGCTGTTCGGGCAGACAAAACACTGGCTCGACTTTTTTGAGCTGTTTCATCTCTCAACCCCTGCCTGGTACCATGGTAACCTTGAAAATATGAGAAGTTTTGATGCAGCTGTGCAGCAGGCAGCTACACCTCCGGCTCAAAACAGTGGTGGCAGCGGTTTCTCCGGCAGCGGCGGTTTTTCAGGTGGTGGCGGTGGCGGAGGTGGCGGTGGTTCATGGTAA
- a CDS encoding 5'-nucleotidase: MAYDLKKKLVIAISSRALFDLEEENRLFEKKGLEKYYRYQIKNENKLLKRGAAFDFVKNILRINKHFDDKLIEVIVLSRNNAATGLRIKNSIDKYGLDIDRAGWTAGTLISNYLKAFDVDLFLSAHEEDVQEAINVGIAAARIIPNKYKKKGKRKDVRIAFDGDAVLFSDESEKIYKKHGLEAFLKHEKENAKKPLPKGPFAKLLKVISRIQTEFPMEQAPIKTSLITARNFSTFERVIRTFDAWGVRIDEAFFLGGIEKRRVVKSFKADIFFDDQDVHLDKTSKKTPSAKVPYKS, encoded by the coding sequence ATGGCATACGATCTAAAAAAGAAGCTGGTCATTGCGATCTCCTCCAGAGCACTTTTTGACCTTGAAGAGGAGAATCGGCTTTTTGAGAAAAAAGGTCTGGAGAAATACTACAGGTATCAGATCAAGAATGAGAACAAACTGCTTAAGCGCGGTGCTGCTTTTGATTTTGTAAAAAATATTCTGCGTATCAACAAACACTTTGATGACAAGCTAATTGAAGTGATCGTGCTTTCCAGAAACAATGCAGCCACAGGACTGCGTATAAAAAACTCCATTGACAAGTATGGACTTGATATTGACAGAGCAGGTTGGACTGCAGGGACATTGATCTCCAATTATCTAAAAGCTTTTGATGTGGATCTTTTTCTTTCTGCACATGAAGAGGATGTACAGGAGGCCATCAATGTCGGTATCGCTGCGGCACGTATCATCCCCAATAAGTACAAGAAGAAGGGAAAACGCAAAGATGTCCGTATCGCTTTTGACGGAGATGCAGTGCTCTTTTCGGATGAGTCTGAGAAGATATATAAGAAGCATGGACTTGAAGCCTTTTTAAAACATGAAAAAGAAAATGCCAAAAAACCTCTGCCAAAAGGTCCTTTTGCAAAGTTGCTGAAGGTGATCTCCCGTATTCAGACAGAATTTCCTATGGAACAGGCTCCTATTAAGACATCACTGATCACAGCAAGGAACTTTTCTACGTTCGAGAGGGTCATACGTACTTTCGATGCCTGGGGTGTTCGTATAGATGAAGCTTTTTTTCTTGGAGGCATAGAAAAACGCCGTGTGGTAAAATCATTCAAAGCCGATATCTTTTTTGATGACCAGGATGTGCATCTTGACAAGACAAGCAAGAAGACTCCTTCTGCGAAAGTTCCATACAAATCTTAA